The Strigops habroptila isolate Jane chromosome 14, bStrHab1.2.pri, whole genome shotgun sequence genomic sequence GCATCCTGAAATGCACTCCcctttcagataaaaataaatccttcctTACCCTTTGTCAAAGAAGGAAGTGTGCCCGGGGTGAGGGTACTTTGTGCCGTTGCTGTTCATCACGCTGCTGTTAACGTTCCCCGACACGTAGGATTTCCGGGATGCCTGGTCCTTTGCAAAGTTCCTGCAAGCAGCTAATTTGGATTCTAAGGcctgtgaaagaggaaaaacaaaactatgtCAAAAAAGCAATactaatttaataataatttgatAAGAGGAAGCATTTTGCTGCTCAAGTTCAGGCTTTGTCACGACCCCAAGGTCACCAGGAGCAGGACCCCAGTTTTCACCTTTGGCAAAAACTGAACTAAATGGGAACAAAGCTGTCATGTTCTCTGTCACCCAACCCCAGAGGAAACCTGCTGCAGATGCTGACTGCCAGGCATGACTCAGTTCCACCAGGGCTCAGACTTTAGAACTCTCAATTACCTAATTGAGAGTTCTCCCAGCAGAAGTTACCAACCCTCCTTGCCTCGGCAGCTGCAGCAAGGCTGACGCAAGCTAACCAGAACCCTGAAGTCTGGGGAAGGATTGTGTATTTGGAAGTTGAGTTTTCTCCCCAGGACAATGCCttttagcatttctttcttaatcTCTACCCTACAAAACAAAGCCAGTTTCTTAAGCCCCACTGATATGCTTCAGAACAAGAGGTGCTACAGCAACAACATCAGAAAGAGCAATCAACTGCATTAGCTAAGCTCATCTCTGGGGTCTGTACCTCATCTCTACTACTTCCAGGCAAGCCTGCTGAGATCTTTTTCCCCTATACAAGGTGACAGTCTCTGCCTCACCCACTGACTCCTGGCAGGAGGGAGACCAAAACCCTGATTCTCTCCTTTACTTCAGAACATCACCTGCCCTTTCTGCCATCTATAACAGAGGCATAATGTGACTATCCTTCTGGCCTAGCAGAACGCCCTTCCAACTCTCTGCTACATCCACCCTGTGCATGGGTACATTCAGACACTTGCAAATGCACACGCTGGAGACAAAAACTCATCTCCCCAAACACAGGGTTTGGTCTGGCTCCATGTAGAAAACTGTTCCATCAATAAGGCACTGACATGCTGCCACAAGTAAGTGAACGCTATAGGGTCTTCTTCTAGAAACCCAGGTAAGCTCAGTGAGCACACAGGCAGATGTGTAGGTAACTACCTCATATAGGTACCTACCTCTTGGTTGCAAAGCACCTATCAGCTGGAAGGAGCCAGTGTGATCTGTGCCAAGTGACTCCCTGTCTCAACTGCAGGCAAGAAAGCCTAAGGGAAACTTCTGGCAGAGCAAGCGAGTCTAAGGTTTGGGATGAGGCATCCTATGAGTAGCCAAGCCCAAAGAAACCCTGAGCAGCCTGTAATTGTTGCTAAACACATGTGTGAGCTGGAATTCTGCACGGGTGTCTATGGGCAGGCTGGGGAAAGCAGGATGCTTATTTGGCATTTCCTGTCCTTGCAGAGTAATCACATGGGATTGTGATTAAAGCTCCCTAAATCCCCTGCAGACTCTTACTCACAATGATCCCATTTTAACCATGTCACTCTGTAACCCTGAGTGCCCTTTCAAACCAACCCCGAGCAAACTGGCTCCAAATGCGAGCAAAGAGGTCGCTTTTCATCTCAAACTTTGCTAAAACAACTGTCTCCACTGCAGCTACTGCCTCACCAGTGGTACCCACAGGAGAAGAGGACAGCCAGCACTGAGGCTACCCACGCTTCCACTCACAGCTGCCCACTGAGGCACATCAAGGAGCTTCTCCTAACTCCAAACTCAGCTGGAAACCTGGCATCCTAAACAACACACTGACAGAGTTTTAAACCACTTCTTCCCTGCTTACAGTGGTAATCCCTTTAAAGGCTCACACGTTTCACTGCCTCCTCCACTACAGATGGGAACATTTGGCTTTCTCctaatttcttttctcactttcttaTCAAAggtctctctcttttccccactTTCGGCACCTGCTGCAGATGCCCCGAGGCTCATGAGGGGACACTGGCAGCGTGATCTCAGCTCCTCACTCGTGTGCAGCATGCAGCCAGGCTCTGAGGCCCAGCTCCGCACCTTGGTCTCGCTACAGAGGAAGCTGCAGGCCCTGTTTAAAGGCAGAACAAGCAGCTGGTGGTGTCTAACCCCATATACCAAAGTGCTTGAGAAACTTCTTACTCCAAATATGAATTTCATCATCCAAAATCGGCATCAGAACCTTAGCCACATGCTttacaaatcaaaataataattaaaaaaatacattatcacTTTCTAAACACTGCAGGTACTCAGCATGGGCACAGGCCTTGTTGTCACTGCACACCAGGAGGAAAGCTCAGTGCCAGCACTGCAGAGTGAGGAACACTTCAGGTCACAGCACTCACCCCCACTTTCCGTAGCAGATCCCCCACAATGTTGAGTGCAGATATTCGAGCTGAAGGAGTAAGGGGGCTGGTACCAAATCCATTTGGTATAGCTGCAAAAACAGACACACTTTATTACGTGCTCCACTCCTCCACAGTTCATTTattgttttcaatttaaataaatcaacTTCTACATGAAAAGATGAATCTAAAATCCTACTGCAGAGTTTTCACACAGTCCCCCCACAATAACACACAGACTACATGATCACTGGccagggaaaatgaaaaagcccAATTCCTGTCCACTGCCCTCTTTGCATAGACCTACATGTGGAGATCATGCACTGTCCATCTGCAAGGCTGTTGCCTGCAGTTCACCTAATCCAGCCAGAGCCTCCTCTGGAATCTACTCCttctaatttgaaaaatatgtaataatCCCTGTGATTTTCCAGAGCCTTCCAGATGGGAAAAGGGACTGCACTAACATCCTGCTGCCCCCCAGAGAAAACAGGACCCCTGAGAAGTATGTGTGATAACAGACTCTAGAGCATCAGAATTACTGACCATTGTTTATCCACCACTGCTACTCCACAGCTGAGCAGCAGTATCAGTTATTACACTTTCCTGCAATCCCGAATGTCTTCAGTGCTCCACTGCAGGTGTCTACTGCAGAGTGCAAACGCCTATCCCCGCCCCAAGCAGTAGCTAAGCTtcagtgtctttcttttccatgctaTTTACTCATTATACTCCTTAAACACACTTATGCTGCCCCAGGATTTAAACACACCTTATGCAACATGTGTGGGATCTACACACACCTACACTTACCTCAAGCCCACTGACAAGCACCTGGACTGAAACTGTTACCAACCGGAGCATGCTGCCAACCAACCAGACACAGTTTCTATGAGTGATAccttttggggaaggaaaactgttttctgatcCTTTTCCAACAGGCGTGGCTGGCAGGGAGAGGGATGCCTGCACAGCCGAATCCATCTTCTCACAGTCCAGCGTCGGGGAACTGGGTGCTGACTTCCTGGTGACCTCTTGCTGCCTTTCCCGtactgccagctcctgcctcagGTCTGAGGGTTGAGAGAAGAACACACACCCCAAACACCGATTAGCAACTGGTTTCTCTAACAGTCTGttcagggagggaagaggaggagacgCTTTGCAACAACCCTCTATTAactgcctggggctggaggaCCCCACCTCAGAGCGATCACTGCCCATCACCATCACTTCCCGTATtagctgggaggagaggggcagCAAACAGAGCCCTCCCCAGGCCCAGCAGCCCACTTCCCCTCAGCATTCTTCCCCATCTGTAGTGTGAGTCCCATGGGAAGTGTGTCACAAGTATCTGCTGAACTATGCTCAGCTCCCGCTCAGACAGAGGTTGGAAAAAGGGAGGAATGACCTAATCTTGTGTGTCCAATTGCCCACATCCTTCCAGCCAATAATCCACAGGACTCCACACTAGCCAAAGACAGTCAAAGGTTGTATCCAGTTTCTTGATGActcaagaagaaaagagcagatgGGAAAAGCTGGGTATTCCAAATGACAGGGAAAGAGCCTGGAGATCAGGAAACCTGCGTTTCATTCTCACCTCCTCTCCAGCCTGCTGCTTACCCCTGCCTTGTCCCCTCCCGTTTCCACATGTATTTGCTACAAAGAGcatccagcacagctcagcaaaaAATCCCTAAAATCCTTAGAAGGAACTAGATGCAAATAAACAATATATTACAAATGGGTTGATCCTTTTTGGACAGAGCAACTTAatcattcatagaatcatagactggtttgggttggaagggagcttaaagctctccagctccaaccccctgccatgggcaggacaccttccactagagcaggttgctccaagcccctgtgtccaacctggccttgaacactgccagggatggggcagccacagcttcttctgggcaccctgtgccagtgtctcaccttTCACAAACCTCTTGTTCCTTGCCCGGTCTGGTACAACAAGCAAGAGCAAAATCAGTTGTACATTACAGCTTTTAAGTTACGATAAATATTTAGAACTGATTTTAAGTaaaacagcacagctgaaatgaaaatcaatcTGGGCTCCTCTAAGAGGTTTTGGGGCTGTTGAATCAGAAATGTTATGTTTGAGTCTGACACTGCAGCAGTTCTTTTAGTGGCTCCTGCTTGCTGCCAGGGGAACATGCAGCTTTGCTACCCTAACTAATGCTAAACATTTCCAGATGACTCATGCAAGAAACAACATGTCCTTTTTGTCTAATTATCCAGTGTTGTACAAAACAGTCCCCTAGGTTTTGCTGGGTTTTCCAGTATTATTGCCCTAACCCCAAATTACAACACATATATTTCCTCAGAAAATACTTAATCTCCCTTTTCATACTTATTACAAAACCCCTGTGCTTCTAGCAGAGGCTTTCCATTTGTGGGGCACAAACTTGGTTCAGAGAGCTTCACAAAGGAGAACAACCGGTGAAGTGTTTGTTGTTGTCTTACACTCAGGTCTAGGCCTTAACTGAGGAATTATCTTACAAAGTTTCCCTTGGGAAAGCAAGTTGGAAGCCACTGGTCTCTGCATGACAGTAACGGCAGGCACTGGCTGCTGAGCAGATCACCACCACTAGGAGAGAAATCAGTTTCCATCAACCATTACAAAACgcttccccagcatcctccatGTGAAATCCACTGGGGAATTCCCACCTCCTGATCGTATCCCTGAACACTATCTCAAACAGGTCTAACCACAGTCTTTACTGGAATCTCTTAAATAAACCAGGCAATTTCCAAGAGGATTAGAAGGAATACGGGAGACAGGATTAAAAACTTAATTTACTTAACCACTTATCACGTATTTCCCTGACATTTCTTGTGCTTTCCCTTCCTACACAAGCCATAAAACCACAGCAAGTGGGAACTTCTGAAGCACACTTCCTCAATTCTATTACATCTGTggaatgaagtatttttctactCACCTGTGCTAAAAATCCTGAATGAATGTGATATTAATTTTGCCCTATACGAGGAAATTTTTCCTCTTAGCTACACTGGACATACAAAGAATAGAGAACATACTGTTAGTAATACCTAACACCTTAAGTATCCAGTTCAAGCCTCATTACGTGAGGCTTTCTATAAAGATGAGCTTTGGTTGCTGCACGTCTCTTAGAAAGCCAACAACATACCAGGACACAGAACTCATCAAGCCATACCTCTCGCTTCATCCTTTAATCTCTGTACAGAAACCAGCAATGACTCCTTGTCATCCAGTTCACTTTCTAGAAAGGCATTTCTCTCAATAGCTTGGTTCAGCCTTTGTTCAAAGTCTTCCAATGAAACTATTGTTGCCCTAGAAACAAATCCAGAATATTGGGTTCTTCAGCTCAACCGGCATAAAAGCGTATTCAAAAacataatagaagaaaaatgttagcaGGGCCTACATTCAAGTTAATCATTTCAAAGCGATGGAAATGCTTCTTGGAGAGGAGTCATAAACTCCAAAGAAGCAGGGGAATAAGATGAAAAGAACATGATAGCATCTGGCTCTCAGTGATGTACCAAAGAGCTGGGAAAGAGCCAGGCCAGCACGCCCATCTCCGTGCCTCCGAAGCCCCACATTTAATCAGTGCAGTGGCTCCGGTGGTGCCTGTGCCTCTCCAAGCTCCGGACAGTGAACGCAGAAGGCAGGCACTGAGGTATTGCCTATGACCCAATTTGTTCAAAAGTTAGTCAGGAGGTTAGGAGCCTTGTAGAAACATGGCCCCAGCTCTCAGATCTTTCTGCCAGATAGCCAGAGGCTCATTCCTGCTCCCACTGAATCAGTGGCAGAATTCCCATTCAGCAGAACGGAAGCATGAC encodes the following:
- the NDEL1 gene encoding nuclear distribution protein nudE-like 1 isoform X3 produces the protein MDSEEIPTFSSPKEETAYWKELSLKYKQSFQEAREELAEFQEGSRELEAELEAQLVQAEQRNRDLQADNQRLKYEVETLKEKLEHQYTQSYKQVSCLEHDLSQTRAIKDQLHKYVRELEQANDDLERAKRATIVSLEDFEQRLNQAIERNAFLESELDDKESLLVSVQRLKDEARDLRQELAVRERQQEVTRKSAPSSPTLDCEKMDSAVQASLSLPATPVGKGSENSFPSPKAIPNGFGTSPLTPSARISALNIVGDLLRKVGALESKLAACRNFAKDQASRKSYVSGNVNSSVMNSNGTKYPHPGHTSFFDKGREKVTFPTLVMGQ
- the NDEL1 gene encoding nuclear distribution protein nudE-like 1 isoform X2; translation: MDSEEIPTFSSPKEETAYWKELSLKYKQSFQEAREELAEFQEGSRELEAELEAQLVQAEQRNRDLQADNQRLKYEVETLKEKLEHQYTQSYKQVSCLEHDLSQTRAIKDQLHKYVRELEQANDDLERAKRATIVSLEDFEQRLNQAIERNAFLESELDDKESLLVSVQRLKDEARDLRQELAVRERQQEVTRKSAPSSPTLDCEKMDSAVQASLSLPATPVGKGSENSFPSPKAIPNGFGTSPLTPSARISALNIVGDLLRKVGALESKLAACRNFAKDQASRKSYVSGNVNSSVMNSNGTKYPHPGHTSFFDKGAVNGFDQGPPGLGASRPSSAPGMLPLSV